The region cactgctgctgctgctgctgctgctgctgatcggacGCATATTTTGGGAGAAACTTTATCACCGATTGATAAAACACCGGGACGGGGCGGAACTTTCGAGCCTTTGGTGCCTGTTGAATTGAGCGAAAGGCATCCACCGAACACCGATCAGTCCCGCAAAAGGTCAGCAACTTTCTCCTTCATTCGGTTCCACGCACGCTCGAGCACCCGGGCGTCAAAACAGGTTCCCGGGGAGTGCTCCCAGGTACTCCCTCCCGCCAGGCTGGGGGGGGCTGACAGGTTCGATGTGACTTGCCCTGGAAAGCTAGACCACCTTCACTTCCTCGCCCTCGAGCCGGTGCTCTAGGGGCAATCGCCAAACGGCTGACTCCCGACTGCAGTGACCACTCACCTGAAAGTGTCGATTCTGGTCGAGGGTGGCAACGcgaccaccgccagcaccgttgctactactgctacctGCCACTCCAGCACCATTTACACcacttccacctcctcctccaccaccgccaccaccagtagaGGAGGTCGGTGTGGAGGAAGTCTCTGACTCAGCCTTCCGGACGAACTTCAACAtctcttgctgctgatgctgctgctgaagggcCGGATGTTGGTGCACCTGAaccggatgctgttgctgctgctgctgctgttggtggtgttggtgttgatggtgcaGATGCAGGTGATTGCCGTTGCCGATGGCCGTGGGTAAGTTGGACGAGGGTGGCTGAGCCGGTTTAATGCCGGTCAGCTGCGACGAAGGTAGTGTTGCTGGTCCGTTGACTAACGATGCGGACGTAACGGAGGAAACGGGTGATTGAATTGAGTgcccagaaccaccaccaccaccgccactactactgctgctgctactgccaacCGCTATACCGCTGGCGTTGTGGTGGACGATGGCCGTCGTCTGGTGGATGTGGGCAGCGGATGGTGCCGGCTTCGCGTGCCCCAGGTGTGCCTGCAGTGATCGCGTCGAACTCGTCGTCTGATCCTCGGACGAAGACTCTGAGCTGAGCCGTGCGTGCGATTGGGATGGTGGCAACAGGTGAGCCTGCTGAATCGTTTGCTGACTTAGTACGGtcgacggttgctgctgctgctgctgctgactaccGTTCGTTGTGACCGTGGTCACCGTGCTGGCGCtgcccgatgatgatgtcgtcgCCTCGGCGCGGCTCACTCCTTGGCCACCGTTCACGAGGGGCGGTAGATTGGAGAAGCGAATGTGCTGACGAGGTGCTAGCAGGCGTGATGGGTTGGGTGGCCGCTTTAGGTTCAGTTCGGCCGCACCACCGTACGattgtttggtgttggtgttgctgaaGGTCACAACGGGACCACTGTGTCCGTTCTGTCCGTGgccgtcctgctgctgcagctgatgctgTCGCGGCGAATGATAAGCCCGCAGGTGACCGTTGGTGTAACCGTTCTTGAGGATGCCTCCGGGTGGatgaggtggtggttgatACCGTGGCGGGATGTGGCTACCAGCGGAGGCCAGCGGCGAcagcgaggacgatgacgaagacacTGGCACGGACGTGTGCTGCGGTATACCGCTGATCAgtccaccgagcaccgaagACTTCActccaacaccgccaccattagTGAGGGCTGACGTaaagacaccaccaccggcagttccaccgccaccagcaccaccacctggtgGTCCGTGTGGTCCGACACCGTTCGATAGCGAGCTGGTCACTATCGAACCGGCTGGCTGAATCGTACCGAGTgattgctgatgttgctgctgttgctgtaacTGCTGgagttgttgctgatgctgagagTGTTTCAGTTTCTGCttctggaactgctgctgaaggtgctggtgctgttggtgcgtgagctgttgctggtgctgcagatgctgctgctgctgctgctgctgactgtgctgtggttgttgcttgGATGTGAGACCGATTATATTTCCAGATAGCTTCAGGTTGCTACTATTCGTTGTCATGACTACGAGCAGAGGGTGCCTTGGGGGGTGCGTTTTAAAGAGCGGATCACTTGGATCActtcgatgctgatgctgctcctacGGCTGCTACTTATGCTTATCACTCGAGCGAGACTACCTTAACGGTCTCAATTATGTTTCGAAACCATTTAAACCCCGAAACGAATCCGTTCCAACCACTTTAGACACTGGGGCACTTCAAAAACACTAAAAACGCTCCGCTTATCTAACTGTATTACCACCGAAAATGGACGCAGCTCGCTTTCGGGATGTGCCACTCGAGCAACCACTTGACATCAAACGCGCTCTGATCATCAAATGCGACACAAACAGACGCACACCGCGAGGCCAACTttctcgcacgcacgcacgcacgttcaACTTTCCTTTTCGTTATAACCAATATCTTCCGTATCGCCTCCGCCCACACTACACAACAAACGCTAGATACGGTGATCACCGTttacggacgaacgaacggatggCTATTCTTGGCctacgcgcacacacaatcgtacgacgacgatggacgacgGCACTACTAGACACTCGAGTGGACGTTTTTCGTTTCCCTCGCCATTAAAAGGTGCTCTGCGGTGCCGGCACGCACAATCATAACGCTCATCATACTGacgctcatcaccatcaccgtggcCACTCTCCTCATCATCAGTAACGatgactacgacgacgacgatgacgacgatgacgacactATCACACTATCGCAAACACAGCCTAGCTAGCGGTCTACGGTCCGGGCAATTCACATTCCTTTCCGTTCAGACCCCGGTGGAACttccaaaaagaagaagctctAATGCACCTTCTCTTATCGCCTCGAGTTTAAATGGATCCCCGAAAGCACTGGCTGGAACTGACGATAACAGGGACAACGGAGAGAcaacgagggagagagagcgagagaaactcTCGAGACCACCCCGTAGGTGGCGCCACCGACGGTCCCGGATCCTTCGGGATATTCGGCGATCGCGTTCACCGAAACCGACAGCGACTGTCGACGTCGGTTGTCAGTCGATCACTGATCAGCTCTCAGCGTTCCTCGCTTTTTCTTCGGAGATCCTTCGATGGCCTCGGCGCAAGGGGGTGCGCAGATGGcaggaaagcgaacgaagagaacgaaagCACCGGTTCCGAACTTGAAGCCGGCTGGAATGGGGACTGGGGGCCGTCGCGTATCCTCGCCGCTTCAGTTGACCGTTGCTCGTTTGAAAATCGCCAAGGAATCGCATAAAATTCGGCCAACCGGCTTCGGCGCtggagaaaggagagagaaaagaaagagaaagagtcgTTAAAGAAGGCATTCCTGAGGGGctcgggggggtggtggaccGCAAAAACCTGCACCTGCCACAAGCGGTGCTTCCAATGGACCCTAGAGCGACGACTGTCACCGGTCACcaccgtgtgtctgtgcccTGTGCGATTGCCATCGACACAGTCAGCGGATAAATGCGTAGCATAAAACTTGTCGAAAGTATCCCGGGACCACGAAGCCATTCAAACTCtctcgcgcgagcgcgcgcgcgcgcccaaaaACTTGTTCCCGCCCTGGAGCACCGGTTGAACTAGGGGAACGGGAAACGAGAAGGGGACTTCGACCAAAACAAGTTCGTTACAATTTAAACTTCGAACGAAAGTACCTCCTGCTCCCTTCCTCTTGCTCCTCACGTCACGCACACGGAACATAACACGGAACAAACCGGCGTCGACGTCGCAGCATGagggccaaccagccaaccggccagcctgCTACATAAAGTATGCGAGAACAGACACTCCCTGAATCCGGCGGCCACCGGGGACATGCCAAAGCGGTGAGGTGCACCACCCCTCGCTCCATCATGTTTCGCACCGGGCGAATTATGTTGCGGAGGAAGATGAAGCGCGCCAAACACGAacaacggagagagagagagcgagagagagagcgaaagggtcgcacattcaacaacaacaacaacacatacacaacctACCCTGTCCAAGGTTAGAGTGGCacggggagggagagggcggTGGGGAAGCTGG is a window of Anopheles aquasalis chromosome 2, idAnoAquaMG_Q_19, whole genome shotgun sequence DNA encoding:
- the LOC126571067 gene encoding ras-interacting protein RIP3 encodes the protein MTTNSSNLKLSGNIIGLTSKQQPQHSQQQQQQQHLQHQQQLTHQQHQHLQQQFQKQKLKHSQHQQQLQQLQQQQQHQQSLGTIQPAGSIVTSSLSNGVGPHGPPGGGAGGGGTAGGGVFTSALTNGGGVGVKSSVLGGLISGIPQHTSVPVSSSSSSLSPLASAGSHIPPRYQPPPHPPGGILKNGYTNGHLRAYHSPRQHQLQQQDGHGQNGHSGPVVTFSNTNTKQSYGGAAELNLKRPPNPSRLLAPRQHIRFSNLPPLVNGGQGVSRAEATTSSSGSASTVTTVTTNGSQQQQQQQPSTVLSQQTIQQAHLLPPSQSHARLSSESSSEDQTTSSTRSLQAHLGHAKPAPSAAHIHQTTAIVHHNASGIAVGSSSSSSSGGGGGGSGHSIQSPVSSVTSASLVNGPATLPSSQLTGIKPAQPPSSNLPTAIGNGNHLHLHHQHQHHQQQQQQQQHPVQVHQHPALQQQHQQQEMLKFVRKAESETSSTPTSSTGGGGGGGGGGSGVNGAGVAGSSSSNGAGGGRVATLDQNRHFQNLLAELRALKEANQRLSDDNQELRDLCCFLDDDRQKGRKLAREWQRFGRYTASVMRQEVSAYQTKLRQLDDKQQELIRDNLELKELCLYLDEERNNNSNSRTAAVAAAAAAAAASSSTSAVCSNCGNTNANAVAALRDDGDGSSSSTNADENLHNIGQFGRNGMTDLNMRSTLSDQTLQYVRALESRIRQLEEERAVVLNNTTVATTNGGSGNAGSGNGGGGGGGGASQLTSSADPISGRPEAVVRALQVLEVREQLERERIGTTPPDQLDDGEKALVREMCNVVWRKLEEAPNTGIDQHV